Within the bacterium genome, the region GACCGTCCTCAAGGAGGGCCGGAAACTGGGTTATTTGCTGGGAGCCAAAAAGACAGAGATGCATTTGCCCAAGACGGCTTGGTTCCGGAGCATCGTCAAGGGAACCGGCTGGAAGAAGGCCATGCCGATATGGATGGTGATACTGGAGTGGGCAAGGAAACGGTAATTCCCCACGAAAACCCACGAAAACCAGATCAAAACATTTCGTGCATCCTTCGGTCCGCCAAGGCGGACTCAGGACAAGTTTTATCGGGAGAGGTAATATGACCCCTTATGAGATAATCTACAAAAAACGCAACGGCGGTGAACTCTCGGCCTCCGAGATAAAATGGTTCATCGCCAGTTACACATCCGGGGCCATACCGGATTACCAGACCTCGGCCCTGCTGATGGCCATCTTCCTGAAAGGCATGACATCAGCTGAAACTACCGAGCTGGCCATGGCCATGATGAACTCGGGACGGGTGTTTGATCTCTCCGACATTCCCGGCATCAAAGTAGACAAGCATTCCACCGGCGGGGTGGGGGACAAGGTCTCCATCATCCTGGCCCCGATGGTGGCGGCGGCCGGAGTGCCGGTGCCGATGGTAAGCGGGCGGGGCCTGGGCCACACCGGCGGGACGCTGGACAAGCTGGAATCCATCCCCGGTTTCCGCACCAACCTCAGCTACGACGAGTTCCGCCATACTTTGACCCGGATAGGGCTGGCCATGATGGGCCAGACCCCGGACCTGGCCCCGGCCGACAAGAAGCTCTATGCCCTGCGCGACGTCACCGCCACGGTGGACTGCATCCCGCTGATAGCCGCCAGCATCATGTCCAAGAAGCTGGCCGAGGGTGCCGACGGGCTGGTGCTGGACGTCAAGACCGGCAGCGGAGCCTTCATGCAGAAGCACCAGGACGCCTTGGAGCTCACCAGAACCATGACGGCCATCGGGCAGGGGATGGGCAAAAAGATGAAGGCCCTGATCACCGACATGAACCAGCCGCTCGGCCGGGCGGTGGGCAATGCGCTGGAGATAGAAGAATGCGTGGAATGTCTAAAGGGCAATGGGCCACAGGACCTGATGGAGTTGACCTATGCCCTGGGCGCCGAGATGCTGGTGATGGGCGAACGGGCCAGTGATGCGGGGTCAGGCAAGAGGATCCTTGAACAGATCGTCTCCTCCGGCCAGGGATTGGAGAAATTCAGGGAAATGGTGGCGGCCCATGGCGGGGAGGTCAAAGTGGCCGATGACTATAAGAAGATACTGCCCCAGGCCAAGCATGTAATCGAAGCTAAGGCAGAGAAGTCAGGATACATCCACTCCATGGACAACCGCGAGGTTGGCATGACCGGGGTCTTTCTGGGCTGCGGCCGGCTGAGGATGGACGATATCATCGATCCCTCGGCCGGGTTCATCTTTGAACACAGGATAGGCGGCCAGGTAAAAGCCGGGGAGACCATGGTCAAAGTGCTCTGCAATGATGAGCAAAAGGGACGGGAAGCGGTCAGGCGGCTTCAGGGATGCATTAAGATCTCAGACAATAAGCCAGAAGCAGTTAAGTTAATAAAAGACATAATATAAGCAGGACAAAATAATGCAAAACTTTAGCAACAAAACAGTACTCATTACCGGGGCCTCCAGCGGGATCGGGCAGGCCTCCGCGGTGGAATTTGCAAAACTTGGCGCCAGGCTTATCCTGGCCGCCCGGCGCAAAGACCGTCTGGATCAACTGGCCACCCGTCTGATCAAAGAATACAAGTCAGAAGTTCTCACCATATCACTTGATGTCAGGGATCAGAAGGCGGTCCAGAAGGCAGTGGAAGGACTGCCGGCAGAGTGGGCCAGCATCGACATTCTGCTGAACAACGCCGGTCTGTCCCGGGGGCTGGAGAAGATTCAGGAAGGCGTCATTCAGAACTGGGAGGAGATGATAGACACCAACGTCAAGGGCCTGCTCTACGTCACCCGGGCGGTGATGCCGGGGATGGTCAAACGCAACTCCGGCCATATCGTCAACATCGGCTCCATAGCCGGGCACGAGGTCTATCCGGCTGGCAACGTCTACAACGCCACCAAGCACGCGGTGAAGGCCCTGAACAAGGCCATGCGGATGGACGCCTTTGGCACCAATATCCGGGTTACCAGCGTCGATCCGGGCTTTGCCGAGACCGAGTTCTCGGTGGTCCGGTTCCACGGCGACCAACAGCGGGCGGACAAGGTCTACCAGGGCATGACGCCCCTAAGGCCGGAGGACATCGCCGAGGCGGTGGTCTGGGCCTGCTCCCGGCCGGCCCACGTCAACATCGAGGACATCATCATCATGCCCACCGACCAGGCGGCCGTAAGCATGGTCAACCGGAAATAAAAACCAATAAGGAGGTAAGGAAAATGGAAGAGCAAAGATCCCCCATGCCGCTGATAGGCGATGATGCTCCCCAATTCAAGGCCAAGACCACCATGGGGGAGATCAATTTCCCGGAAGATTACAAGGGGAAATGGGTCATCTTATTCAGCCATCCGGCCGATTTCACCCCGGTCTGCACCACCGAGTTCATGACCTTTGCCTCCATGGACGAAGACTTCAAAAAACTTAACTGCCAGTTGATAGGTCTCTCCATCGACAGCATCTATGCCCATATTGCCTGGCTGAGGACCATCAAGGAAAAGATCGAATACAAAGGCCTGAAGAACATCGAGGTGAAATTCCCCCTGATCGAGGACATCAAAATGGAGGTGGCCAAGAAATTCGGGATGCTCCAGCCGAACGCCTCCACCACCCAGGCTGTAAGGGCCGTGCTCTATTATCCGTTGAGCAACGGACGCAACATGGAAGAGATCAAACGCCTGCTGATAGCCCTGCAGAAATCCGATGCCGAAGGCATAGCCACCCCGGCAAACTGGCAGCCCGGCGATGACGTGATCATCCCGCCGCCCGGCTCCTGCGGTGCGGCCAAGGAAAGAGTGGAAACAAAAGAGGAAGGCAAATATTGCCTGGACTGGTTCATGTGCTTTAAGAAGGGCAAGTAGTTAGATTTGACAACAACCGGGAATATCTGATATAATCCCATAAATTATTCTCCGATCCCGCTATTCTAAAGCATCATTTGCCATGAATGGCGGGACGGTTCCGCTGAAAAGCGGACAAGGGTGGGGCTGGAAACGGCTTTGCCTCCCGTATTTTGGAAAGGAGAGGTGGCCAAGAATGCAAGCGGTCCGTCAATTATAACGGGTCGCATTGTGGCCCTTTTGCGCCTATCCTTCCAAAAATTTCAAGGATGGGTTTTTTTATTACCAAATCACAACAACAGCAAGAGGGAGCAATGAACAACGCGGTATTCAACACGGCCATACCCGGCAATGAACCAATTTACGGTTACCTGAAAGGATCGCCCGAAAGAAAAGCCCTGGAAAAGGAGTTGGAGCGGCAGTCCTCAATAATAGTGGACATTCCGGCCATCATCAACGGCCGGGAGGTCCGCACCGGGAAGACAAAAAATGTGGTGATGCCCTGCGACCACGGCCATGTGCTGGCCAAATATCATCAGGTCGGCCCGGAGGAGGTCAAGCTGGCCATCAAGGCCGCCTGTGACGCCAAGGAAGAATGGATGACCATGTCCTGGGTGGAGCGCACCGCCATCACCTTGAAGGCCGCCAAGCTGATCGCCGACAAATACCGCGATCTGATCAACGCCTCCACCATGCTGGGGCAGGGCAAGAATGTCTTTCAGGCGGAGATAGACTCGGTGGGCGAGACCATAGACTTTTTAAGATTCAACGCCTATTTCATCTCCAAGATCTACGGGGAACAGCCGCTTTCCACCCCGGAGCAGATGAACCGGGTGGAATTCCGGCCGCTGGAGGGCTTCGTCTTCACCATCACGCCCTTCAATTTCACCGCCATCGGCTCCAACCTTAACATGGCCCCGGTGCTGATGGGCAATACCACCATCTGGAAGCCGGCCACCACCTCGCTGTTGTCAAACTACTACCTGATGCAGGTCTTCAAAGAGGCCGGCCTTCCGGACGGGGTGATCAACTTCCTGCCGGGCTCGGGCGCGGTCATCAGCGAAGTGGCACTGAAATCCAAGGAACTGGCCGGGATCCACTTCACCGGTTCCAACAACACCTTCAACAGCCTTTGGAAAGGCGTCTCGGACAACCTGGGAACCTACAAGTCATACCCCAAATTGGTGGGGGAGACCGGCGGCAAGGATTTCATCTTCGTCCACAACTCCTCCGATCCCACCCAGGTGGCCGCGGCCTTTGTCCGGGGAGCTTTTGAATACCAAGGGCAGAAGTGCTCGGCCTGCTCCCGGGGCTATGTCCCAAAATCATTGTGGCCGGAGGTCAAGGACAGGATGCAGGGCATGCTTAAGCGCATCAAGCTGGGCGATGTCAGGGACTTTGACTGTTTTGTCAACGCGGTGATAGATGAAAAGTCATTTGACTCCATCATGGGATATATTTCCAAAGCAAAATCCAGCACCAGTGCCAAGATCATTGCTGGCGGTGAAGGTGACAAGAGCAAGGGTTACTTTGTCCAGCCCACCGTCATAGAAACGTTTGTTCCCCGTTTTGTGACCATGGAGGAGGAGATCTTCGGGCCGGTGCTGACCATCTACGTCTACGACGATGACCAGTTCGAGGAGACCCTGAAGATCTGCGACAGCACCTCGCCCTACGCCCTGACCGGGGCCATCTTCGCCCGGGATCGCTCGGCCATCGTCACGGCCTGCCAGGCCCTGCGTTATGCCGCCGGAAACTTCTATTACAACGACAAGTGCTCCGGGGCCATGGTGGGATTGCAGCCGTTCGGAGGCGCCCGGGCCTCCGGCACCAACGACAAGGCCGGCGGGGTCTACAATCTTTTGCGCTGGATCTCGCCCCGGACCATCAAGGAGAACTACCTGCCCCCGGTGGATTTCCCCTACCCCTACATGGAAAAATGATTTAAACCAAGCCTGCCGTCTAAACGGTCAAGAAACATTCAAACAATAGATTATACGGGGTATCTTTGACAGGATTTACAGGATTATTTATGATTTAATCTTGGGAATCATGTTAATCCTGTCTGTTCCGGAAAAGTTAGAGTGATAAAATAAACTATTAACCCATCATAAACACTTTTAGGAGAAACAATGAAGAGGTTCACCACCCTGGCGCTTTCCCTGCTTCTGGTGCTTTCCCTGCTGGCTCCGGCGGCCCTGGCCAAGGACAAGCCCAAGCTGGTCCTGGCCACCACCACCAGCACCATGGATTCGGGACTGCTGGATTTCCTGGTTCCCATCTTCGAAAAGGAGAACGGCTGCAAGGTGCAGGTGATAGCGGTCGGCACCGGGGCCTCCATCCGCTACGGCAAGGACGGCAACGCCGACGTCGTGATGGTCCACGATCCGGTGGCCGAAGAAGTAGTGGTCAAGGAAGGCTTTTTCGTGGAACGGAAATACCTGATGTACAATGATTTTGTCATTGTGGGCCCGGCCGAGGATCCGGCCGGCATCAAGGGCCTGGCCTCCGCCACCGAAGCGCTGAAGAAGATAGAGGCTTCGCAGGCAACCTTCGTCTCCCGGGCCGACCAGTCCGGCACCCACAAGAAAGAACAGCGGCTGTGGGAAGTGGCCGGCGTCAAGCCCAAGGGCTCCTGGTACCTGGAGGCCGGCGCCGGGATGGAGGCCATCCTGCGCATCGCCAACGAAAAACGGGCCTACAGTATGACCGACCGCGGCACCTACCTGGCCCACCAGAAGGAGTATGACCTGCCGATCCTGAACGAGGGGGACAAGGAATTGTTCAACCCCTACCACATCATGCTGGTGGCCCCGGCCAAATACCCGTTCGTCAACTATTCCCTGGCCAAGAAATTCTCGGATTTCCTGACCTCGGAGCGCGGCCAGAAGATGATCGCCGAGTACGGCGTGGACAAGTACGGCCAGCCCCTGTTCTACCCGGCGGCGGAGAAGAAATAAATGAAGAAACTCTTATTAACGCTTATCGTCTCAATAAGCCTGTGTTCTTTGGCCCTGGCCGGGCAGACCCTGATCGTGGCTTCCACCATGAGCCCCTACGATACCGGGCTGTATACCGATCTGCTGCCAAAATTCGAGCAGATGTATGACTGCAAGATCCTGCTGTATTCCCTGCCCACCGGCAAGGCTCTTGGCCTGCTGCAGTCCGGAGCGGCCGACGTGGCCATCGTCCACGACCGCAAGGCCGAGGATGCGGTGCTGCTG harbors:
- a CDS encoding thymidine phosphorylase, whose protein sequence is MTPYEIIYKKRNGGELSASEIKWFIASYTSGAIPDYQTSALLMAIFLKGMTSAETTELAMAMMNSGRVFDLSDIPGIKVDKHSTGGVGDKVSIILAPMVAAAGVPVPMVSGRGLGHTGGTLDKLESIPGFRTNLSYDEFRHTLTRIGLAMMGQTPDLAPADKKLYALRDVTATVDCIPLIAASIMSKKLAEGADGLVLDVKTGSGAFMQKHQDALELTRTMTAIGQGMGKKMKALITDMNQPLGRAVGNALEIEECVECLKGNGPQDLMELTYALGAEMLVMGERASDAGSGKRILEQIVSSGQGLEKFREMVAAHGGEVKVADDYKKILPQAKHVIEAKAEKSGYIHSMDNREVGMTGVFLGCGRLRMDDIIDPSAGFIFEHRIGGQVKAGETMVKVLCNDEQKGREAVRRLQGCIKISDNKPEAVKLIKDII
- a CDS encoding SDR family oxidoreductase, coding for MQNFSNKTVLITGASSGIGQASAVEFAKLGARLILAARRKDRLDQLATRLIKEYKSEVLTISLDVRDQKAVQKAVEGLPAEWASIDILLNNAGLSRGLEKIQEGVIQNWEEMIDTNVKGLLYVTRAVMPGMVKRNSGHIVNIGSIAGHEVYPAGNVYNATKHAVKALNKAMRMDAFGTNIRVTSVDPGFAETEFSVVRFHGDQQRADKVYQGMTPLRPEDIAEAVVWACSRPAHVNIEDIIIMPTDQAAVSMVNRK
- a CDS encoding peroxiredoxin encodes the protein MEEQRSPMPLIGDDAPQFKAKTTMGEINFPEDYKGKWVILFSHPADFTPVCTTEFMTFASMDEDFKKLNCQLIGLSIDSIYAHIAWLRTIKEKIEYKGLKNIEVKFPLIEDIKMEVAKKFGMLQPNASTTQAVRAVLYYPLSNGRNMEEIKRLLIALQKSDAEGIATPANWQPGDDVIIPPPGSCGAAKERVETKEEGKYCLDWFMCFKKGK
- the pruA gene encoding L-glutamate gamma-semialdehyde dehydrogenase, with the protein product MNNAVFNTAIPGNEPIYGYLKGSPERKALEKELERQSSIIVDIPAIINGREVRTGKTKNVVMPCDHGHVLAKYHQVGPEEVKLAIKAACDAKEEWMTMSWVERTAITLKAAKLIADKYRDLINASTMLGQGKNVFQAEIDSVGETIDFLRFNAYFISKIYGEQPLSTPEQMNRVEFRPLEGFVFTITPFNFTAIGSNLNMAPVLMGNTTIWKPATTSLLSNYYLMQVFKEAGLPDGVINFLPGSGAVISEVALKSKELAGIHFTGSNNTFNSLWKGVSDNLGTYKSYPKLVGETGGKDFIFVHNSSDPTQVAAAFVRGAFEYQGQKCSACSRGYVPKSLWPEVKDRMQGMLKRIKLGDVRDFDCFVNAVIDEKSFDSIMGYISKAKSSTSAKIIAGGEGDKSKGYFVQPTVIETFVPRFVTMEEEIFGPVLTIYVYDDDQFEETLKICDSTSPYALTGAIFARDRSAIVTACQALRYAAGNFYYNDKCSGAMVGLQPFGGARASGTNDKAGGVYNLLRWISPRTIKENYLPPVDFPYPYMEK
- a CDS encoding substrate-binding domain-containing protein, whose translation is MKRFTTLALSLLLVLSLLAPAALAKDKPKLVLATTTSTMDSGLLDFLVPIFEKENGCKVQVIAVGTGASIRYGKDGNADVVMVHDPVAEEVVVKEGFFVERKYLMYNDFVIVGPAEDPAGIKGLASATEALKKIEASQATFVSRADQSGTHKKEQRLWEVAGVKPKGSWYLEAGAGMEAILRIANEKRAYSMTDRGTYLAHQKEYDLPILNEGDKELFNPYHIMLVAPAKYPFVNYSLAKKFSDFLTSERGQKMIAEYGVDKYGQPLFYPAAEKK